The Lycium barbarum isolate Lr01 chromosome 4, ASM1917538v2, whole genome shotgun sequence nucleotide sequence ACATTGAGCAGTTCCCAAATATTTCTTCTTTTTTCGATTGCTGGACCGGTAGCTGTTATTAGATAATCTCTTTTTTGAGGAAATTAATTCTTGAGTTGATCTTTCCTTGAGAGAGGTGTGCCAATgattctttatatcattgtctgaTCTTCCAGGTAAGTGAACAGCAATTGTCGACCATCTGAATGTAAAGAAACAAAATTTTACATTAGATTTTTTAAAATAGACATTTAATAGCTTTAATCATAAAATTAGTTGTGCTTCTCTCTTATTTGTTTCACTTAATTAAAACTTGACTAATTGAAATAGAAAGGGTAAATTTGTAGGAAAAAAGGAATAAATgctgcttttttttttaaatgccaaTTATTTTGAAGGAAATCCAGTTTACCAAAAACATACTCCCTCTTTTTTGGTAAAAAGAAAGATTTATTGATCACCGGACAAACAACTACATATGTCCTACACTATTGCTGAGACTTAGGCTTCTGTCCGTCTCAATTCAACTTACTCCCGTTGTCTGATCAATTTATATGGTGGTTGTTTGGGTGTAGAATTTTAGAAAGGAAGAATTGTTTTTAAAACTGGTGATTTAAACAAGTTATAAACATTTGCGTTgctataaaaaattaattaaggataaaatgataagtttaaagttaaatatgACACATAAATTGTGacaaaatgagtaattaatatttggaaccatatgtacgtatattTCCAGTAGAAATTTATAAGTCCATACATCTGAAGCTTTTAGCTGCAGTTGTGCTGTTTACGTGTAAAAGATAAACActtcctccgtccatttttacttgttccgTAAATTAAAAATAGATGTCCATTTTTGTTTGTCCAATTTAGAAAATTAAGATATAATTTAtatttcatacctattttacccttattattaattattgggttGGAAATTTCAAGCAATTATTAGTGactgcacaacttttaaagtatatTTGATTGATTTCGATTATTTAGAAAATTAATTTATAGTACTAATAATTAGTAGTGAATAGAGTAAACTTGTCATTTTAATTATTGCTTTTTAAGGGgcgattattattgctttttaaGGTGCGACTCAACTCAAACATGACTAAGTAAAAATGGACGACCAGAGTAAGAGAGAGATGTTGCATTGCTTACTTATTTCCAATTTCTGCTTGAAGCTTCATGATTATCTCGTCTTCTTCCTTGGTGTAATTTCCTCTTTTAATATTTGGTTGGAGATAATTCAGCCATCTCAATCTGCAGCTCTTTCCACACCTAGATAATCCTTCACAAAGAGAAAAATTCACTCGTTTAAACTAAACAATAATGGATGTAACTTATATTTTACTCTGCAGTAACGGTATAAAGAATTTTTATATTATCAATTATCAATATGTTTTAACGCCTTATACTTCACTGTTACCAATTTTTGATGAGTTTAAATTCTATTTATTGATACTGTTAAAATGCTTATACAATTGGGTCATTTAGTAAGTACTTTATTAGGCAAATCTCTAAATAAGTACTCCCccgttcatttttatttgtccatatTTGACTTGACACACTCCTTAAGAATTAATtaattgaaaaaataaatttaCTATATCACTCTTTGAATATAATAGAGTCAATGATCGAGAAGTACATTGagaaatgattatagttaataaTATGGATAATTAGGAACTAAGtgataaattatctcttgattttctaAATTGCACAAGTTAAAATTGACATCTATTTTTAGTACAGTAGACAAGTAAAAGCGGACGGTAAGAGTATTAATTAGCAGTAATTTGGTAAAAATGGTAGTAATTAATCTGATAAAATAGTACTCCATTAACATAGAGGCGAAGTCAGAAGTCATAGTTTATGGGTTCTAAACTATAATTTTTTTGTTTACTGAATTTTACATAAATCATTTGTAGATATTAAATGATTTTTTGAACACAAATACGGGGTGGATTTGAGCAAAACTGCAGCAACCACTCCCCCTCCCAAACCAACCTGATATTACATGTTAAAGTTAACTGATAatgtaaaaaaaattatactatcGGTATGAATAACTTATTACTATTTTTTGCAATATAAAAGTAGAGTATCattaaaagaaaattaaagaagaaTACAAGTTTAGCTTAATATACCAGCAAACTTGGGAAGTTGACGCCAGTTCCAGCAACCATATCTACTAACATAAGCTGCTAATTTTCTATCTTCTTCAGGTGTCCAAGTCCCCTTCTTCAATCCACTAATCTTGTCATAACAACGTGTTCTTGCCATTTCTGTACCTCTAATTTTTCTGACTAATTTTGTGGTTTCCCTTTTATTTATACCAAAATATACGAAGTGAGAAAAACGCGTAACCTTGtgtgaaaatttgaaaaaaaaaaaaaagcaaaaaggAAAATGGAAAACGAGTTACACAGATATACTAGGGCGGCCACGACGTTATAGCATCAGGTACGATTGAATTAGATACTTTTGAGAgttaatggttttttttttttttttttaatcaatttcCCTGTAATCTCTGGGTATTTGCATTAATCTCCACAAGAAGAGAGTTAATGGTTAAAAACACATTTGAACTATTATTTTTTTGCGAGTTTCACACATAACCGTCAGTTGTTCTTTTTTCCTACCTGAACCGTCAGCTGTTCTTTTTTCCTACCTGAATCGTCAGCTGTTCTTTTTTCCTACCTGAATTAGTATcatttatgtattaaaacacacctcaactatcagttgttttCTTTTCGTACATGATAGTGTTTATGGTTTTCAGATAGGAAAAAGAGAACAACTAATAATTgcggtgtgttttaatacataggtGGTGATAGTTCAAGCAAGAAAAGGGAGCAGTTAATAATTGGGTGCGAAACTCGCGAAAAAAGCGATAGTTTCGGTGTGTTTTTTAACATTATCTACTTTTGATATGaattataaatttatgtgtaaagtttattaaaattgcaataaataataGACATGAAGTGAAGTcacaattttaaattttttataagttcaatgctaaaaatcttaaAAATTAGATCCATAAAATTCAAATCTTGATACTTCCGCATGCATAGGGGTGTTCAAATGAGACCGAAAAACCGATCCGAACCgttaaaccgagtcaaaccgacttaataaaccgaaaaccggcttggtttgacttcaaaatttTGGCTCAGACCAAGTCCAATataaattcaaataattagaaagaaaagtgtagcccatttaagtttaacgtaaaataaaataaaaatttactaAAGGTAAAATAAATTGTTTCCGCTTATCCATTTTTACGATTCCCTCTTTTACATGCCATCTGAATTACTACTAATAAACTAGCATTTTATCCGTAACAAATTAAAGGGGAAAAAATGGCAATTAGAATTTAAAAAGATTTGGTAGATGACTTTGTCGTTCTGTTTATCATTTTCCGTTTTAACTTCTGTGCTTTCTTCTCAATGCTTCATAAACACGATGAGTCTAGCTAACAAAAATTTCGGAGCATTGCGTAATATCAAAAGGCTATATGTAGGGAGGTAACTAGAATCATGAAAAGTagatgttatgttttgtaattcCTATACCCATAGCCATAGGCCTATACCAAAATAAAGTTAATGAATTAATAAAGAAGATTCTTAGATTTGAATGGATCACGTCAAAGCCGTATTTCGTTACCATTTAATTTAAAGGTTCTTTGtatgaatatatttttaaaatccGAAAAATCCgcaaaaaccgaaccgaacctaTAAAACCAACAAAACcgaaaccgatagaatttatgctataatggtttggtttcgtttgaatattaaaaaaaaaccgactaaattgatttagtttgattttaaccaaaaaccgaatcaaaccggaccatgaacacccctacgcATGCATATATATGAATATGAACGAATTCATAGGGACCCAGTAATATTTTCTATAAGGTGGTCCTTCCAAGAACATTCATAATGACTTATCAATTTGTGGTTCATGTTTCAATTTCGTCCTTACTTCTCTGAATGCCCTCATGGCTTATGCCCCACCTTGTTTAATTTTAGACGAAAAAACACCGGTAAACAAGCACCTCAGGCTCAGGGGCCGCACTAGCATGTCACCTTCTCCCCTCGTACTGAATCTTTTTGGTTTTTACTATGATAGTTGTATTTTGTACTATGACATTATTGTTACTGTATTATTTGGAGAGCCAAACAGTCTTTTAGGGGAAGGAtcaaatttatatttttattatgcCAACTGATCAACTTTGACTATGTTATAATATTATATTATCCCTACAAAAAATACTTGTGACATTATCTAGTTAAGTAGCTCAAATATGCCCGTCTTATGATTGTTAAAGGTGAACGCCCAATTTCACGTGAATCATGACAATAATATTTTGGCACTGTAACCCATCCTCATTTCACCCCTGCTTTTCTTATTGCCTATTTCACTACTAGCACCTCCTTCCCCTGCATCACCACAACCATCATTAGCACCAATAGGCATGAGCTATTATTTTATTGCCACAAGAATGAATACAAGAGAGAACTTCTCTGTAAGCACCAGTATTTTCAACAAATTGCTTATTATTTATGTCTTTGCATTTGTTATTTTAGCTACCATCTACTAAGCTGAAGAGTCACGTTCTTTAGATGCTAATAAGAAGTAAACTCTGGAATGTAAAACACAGGAAATTTTACAATGGAAAGCTCCTTGTTCAAATGAGTGAAAAATCATGACTAACCTCAGTAGGATTTATCCCAAAACTTTTACTTACTCAAGCAGTTTTAGGTTACAAACCCAATAATCAAAGGGACTATAAAGTATAAACTTAGTACCTTTCCCTCTATAATTCACCTAATTGTAGCTCTCTCTTTCAAGACTAATCCCCTAGTCTATAAAGCTTTAAATAACCTTTACAATAAACACTTATTACAACACTTCTAGTAAATGAAATAGGTTACAACTCAAGAACAACAAACCCAAACCTAACAACTCAAGAACTAAGTAGCAACTTCTTGTAGAACAAGTTCTCTCGTTGAATTGTTTGACTCTCTCAAAGTACTCCTCACAATGACTGATATTTGTCAAGAATATAATTTCAATCTTTGCGAACTGCGTAAGAGACAATAGCATCAATGTGGTGCTTTATATAGGAGTGATAGTCGAATTCATCCAAGCTTTGCACTCCGATTCCCAAAGGAATTTGGTTAAGGAATATTTCAATTCTATTTGGACTTGGTTCCTTATTTGTTTCGACCTCCACACGATTTTACTCCTAATTCCAAAGCTCTTTCCTTTTATGCAAGTGTAGCAATATTTCCCTTTTGATTACGTATTCCTTGATCCACACGTTTAACCCATAAACCCAATTCCTCGAGGAATCTTTTTTGCATTTGGAATCTGCTCAACAACTTTTGATGAGTAGTCGTCTCTAGTCGTTTGCTAAGGACCTGGTCCTTCAATATATGCGTAATACTCTGCAACCCAATTGTCAGCATAACCAATTCCTCCACGAGACCTGCTAAGGACCTGGTTCCTTATACTTATTAGCTAATCATCAAAACTAATTTCACCtctgatcaacaacattaataaGCTAGGGTACACCAATGGGCAACGCCTCATATAAGATTTATTGTCTATTTTAAATTATCATTGGTGGAAATGAATTAGTACATTACTCCCATTGATATatcaataaataaattaaaatttcaaGATTTGAAAAATCTTCAATCGCTACAAGTAAATAAATCATTGGATTGGACATAGAAAAGCACGGGCAGATGTTTAAATATTAAAATCACCAGTTTCTTCCAGTCTCTAGATAAGTGGAGGCAGGACGAACAAATTGGAAAAGTTTCTGGTACTAATATTCAACTATTTATCTGAAGCAAATCAATTAGCATATATATTTTAATTAGCTAAATAGTGGGATAAAATGTGTGCTAATTAACGGTCCAAAAAAATTCAGGGAAGTCACACTACATGAAAGTACATAAATGGCAACAGttcttttggcaacaaaaataatatagttggcaaaattcaatatttggcaacaatttagttttattgttggcatatatgatgaattttttaaaaataaacttttttttgttgccatagtattgagAATGAAACTTATGATCTTTTAGTTGAGGGCCTCTTCACTGTTGCAAAAAGTAATTTTGACAACAACAAAAAAGTTTTTGCACATTGTTGCAATATCAACCGAtgggaaaagtttatgcaacaacaaaaaaaaaatgttattgcTAAACgtattttttgcaacaatagtctatctatggcaacaaaaaaaaattgttggcaaATGTCTTCTTTCTTGTAGTGTCAATTGTGCTATTGGTGGTAGAAAAAGTGGAGGGAGGGGTGAAATGGGTTGGGACTTTGAGGTGGCATGGTACATGGCATCCACCCCACCAAATATTAGTGTCATGTGGAAGTGGAGTTCACCTTGGACAATCTTAAAGGAGTAAGAATATATTTGAGTCACTAGGGTAATGTTGAGGGTATTTTTTTATGGATAGAAATAacgaaagggtaaaattgatcaTTTTTGTATAATAAAAGGAAATATTTGACGCTTTTCCTatcttttttttccctttccgATTTATTTCTAACCACAACTtagttttctttt carries:
- the LOC132638669 gene encoding transcription factor MYB15-like, with protein sequence MARTRCYDKISGLKKGTWTPEEDRKLAAYVSRYGCWNWRQLPKFAGLSRCGKSCRLRWLNYLQPNIKRGNYTKEEDEIIMKLQAEIGNKWSTIAVHLPGRSDNDIKNHWHTSLKERSTQELISSKKRLSNNSYRSSNRKKKKYLGTAQCSPIQSCSEVSSCATTDHQSVENIIDEECEVFQEKIFEESSGNFWTEPFLLDSFSTTSSAFFMPNLEFDHGLIVSPISPVMCYDEFLCSYY